One window of the Dethiosulfovibrio russensis genome contains the following:
- a CDS encoding PAS domain-containing sensor histidine kinase: MKRQEKGLDELSYRIFFERTFDPISLYEVEAGKVRFIDVNPAYEEVMGTPKEDIVGRTFLEVWPDVEPCWHDIIMECLNTEGSVHCESYCASIGKYLEAIAFPILPDRVSVIFLDRTRWKKSDEKLREKQKELLDYREELRELAAQLTLSEEKTRRSIAGQIHDSIGHSLVTLLHKLQSLRERRCSKEELDDAIESVETVIAQSRELIFQVSPPTLYDIGLNPALESLAEHLLAPQGISYDFQGGNLVHQADDRICVLLYQMTRELLINVIKHAKASHVSIRVHRGPGKIQVVVEDDGIGFPSPFTFKWGKLDGFGLFSIRERLHPIGGSIQIISEPGKGATVAMTAPLNMPSHEERGEPLDTAHNS, translated from the coding sequence ATGAAAAGACAGGAAAAAGGGCTGGATGAGCTATCCTACAGGATATTTTTCGAGAGAACCTTCGACCCGATCTCCCTCTACGAGGTGGAGGCGGGGAAGGTTCGATTCATCGATGTAAATCCGGCCTACGAAGAGGTAATGGGGACACCGAAAGAGGACATCGTCGGAAGGACTTTCCTGGAGGTATGGCCCGACGTGGAACCCTGCTGGCACGACATCATCATGGAATGTCTCAATACGGAGGGGTCGGTGCACTGCGAGAGTTACTGCGCCTCCATAGGCAAGTACCTGGAAGCCATAGCCTTTCCGATTCTGCCGGACCGGGTATCGGTGATATTCCTGGACCGTACGAGATGGAAGAAATCGGACGAAAAGCTGAGGGAAAAACAAAAAGAACTCCTGGACTACAGGGAGGAGCTCCGTGAATTGGCAGCTCAGCTAACCCTGTCGGAGGAAAAGACGAGGAGATCCATAGCCGGACAGATACACGATTCCATAGGACACTCCCTGGTAACTTTACTACATAAGCTACAGTCCCTCAGGGAAAGGAGATGCTCCAAAGAGGAGCTCGACGACGCCATAGAATCGGTGGAGACGGTAATAGCCCAGAGCAGGGAACTGATATTCCAGGTCAGTCCGCCAACCCTCTACGATATCGGCCTCAACCCAGCCCTGGAATCCCTGGCAGAACACCTCTTGGCCCCTCAGGGAATAAGCTACGACTTCCAAGGAGGGAACCTCGTACACCAGGCGGACGACAGGATATGCGTCCTCCTCTATCAGATGACCAGGGAACTGCTCATCAACGTCATCAAACACGCCAAGGCATCCCACGTATCGATAAGGGTCCACAGAGGCCCGGGGAAGATACAGGTTGTCGTAGAGGACGACGGAATAGGCTTCCCCTCTCCCTTCACCTTCAAATGGGGAAAGCTGGATGGGTTCGGGCTCTTCAGCATCAGGGAGAGGCTTCACCCCATAGGGGGATCGATACAGATAATCTCCGAACCGGGCAAAGGAGCCACTGTAGCTATGACGGCACCTCTGAACATGCCGTCTCACGAAGAAAGAGGCGAACCTCTTGATACCGCTCATAATAGCTGA
- a CDS encoding DUF3343 domain-containing protein, with protein sequence MAIMFERLFRKKGLNVKVVPVPRSLSSSCGLACEYPCEDEEEIRSICDDRDIDVIGWHRLD encoded by the coding sequence ATGGCTATAATGTTCGAGCGGCTTTTTCGTAAAAAGGGCCTCAACGTCAAGGTCGTTCCGGTGCCCAGAAGTCTTTCGTCGAGTTGTGGGTTGGCCTGCGAATATCCTTGCGAGGACGAGGAGGAAATACGATCCATATGTGACGATAGGGATATCGACGTTATCGGTTGGCATCGTCTGGACTGA
- a CDS encoding tRNA (adenine-N1)-methyltransferase — MAKPIEEGDYVRLWASNKKGDSFLIRIAKGGSLGSRMGAVRHDDVLAAGFGGEVLSTKGERFFVVRPTVSDFCRKIHRVTQVVYPKDAGVLLTSLDIRPGASVLECGSGSGGMTVFLAHFVGPGGRVYSYDVREDHQKVAMDNCRRWGVDDRVLFKVADVEETGFQERDLDALFLDVRCPWKIVEPAVSALAPGGRLAVLVPTVNQVEMVLESLREAGCADLVVTETSQRNWKTNPKRLRPEDSMVAHTGFMVFASTLKEGVAPDEYW, encoded by the coding sequence ATGGCTAAACCCATAGAGGAGGGGGACTACGTCAGGCTCTGGGCCTCTAACAAAAAAGGAGACTCTTTTCTGATTCGTATCGCCAAAGGGGGATCCCTGGGGAGCAGGATGGGGGCCGTCCGCCACGACGACGTACTCGCCGCCGGTTTCGGAGGCGAGGTCCTCTCGACGAAGGGAGAGAGGTTCTTCGTCGTGAGGCCTACCGTCTCCGATTTCTGCCGAAAGATACACAGGGTCACTCAGGTGGTCTATCCGAAGGACGCCGGAGTTCTGCTGACCTCGTTGGACATCCGGCCCGGAGCCTCCGTGTTGGAATGTGGCTCCGGATCCGGAGGAATGACGGTATTTCTCGCCCATTTCGTGGGCCCAGGGGGCAGGGTCTACAGCTACGACGTCCGGGAGGATCATCAGAAGGTCGCCATGGATAACTGTAGACGCTGGGGGGTGGACGATCGGGTCCTCTTCAAGGTCGCCGACGTGGAGGAGACGGGATTCCAAGAGAGGGATCTGGACGCTCTGTTCCTTGACGTGCGTTGTCCCTGGAAGATCGTGGAGCCCGCCGTGTCTGCCCTGGCTCCTGGAGGTCGGCTTGCCGTCTTGGTTCCCACGGTCAATCAGGTCGAGATGGTGCTGGAAAGCCTTAGGGAGGCCGGATGTGCCGATCTGGTTGTTACCGAGACCTCTCAGAGAAACTGGAAGACCAATCCCAAGAGGCTTCGTCCGGAAGACTCCATGGTCGCTCATACCGGGTTCATGGTGTTCGCCTCCACCTTGAAGGAGGGGGTGGCTCCCGATGAGTACTGGTGA
- a CDS encoding transketolase, with translation MVKYDLNDVKLNEMEEAARRCSGLAVSMVARAKSGHPAGSLSSMKLYLAAYDMADLTPENCDGTDRDYVVISHGHTSPAAYAVLAHNGFVDPLEAVADFRRCGSAFQGHVERAIPGIDWGSGNLGQGLSAGVGYGLALKKRGLDRHVYVLMGDGEQPKGQIAEARRIAVAHGIKDITVLVDMNDIQISGKVEDVMPVNVEALWKADGWAVLEADGHDFRSIYRAMEEARGMDVPVVILCSTVMGKGVSFMEDRPDYHGKAATGDLYRQAMEELGQPDILVEVASLGDRVHYRGRSLEIPAVSIDIGSPRTYGVEEKVDNRSGFGNALADLGSLNCGVEGRTPILVFDCDLAGSVKTASFAKACPDGFIQCGIQEHSTATVAGAASCCGVIPVWADFGVFGLAEAYNQQRLNDINHGNLKLALTHVGLDVGEDGMTHQCIDYVSLLANTFGWKLVVPSDPNQADRATRWALADRGNVCLAMGRSTLHPLSDGKGKPFFGGDEAFRYGDAHLLRDGGDCAVLALGAMASKAMEAADRLSDKGIEIKVYAVSCPLEVDMDALKDACSTGNVIALEDHCARTGMGSIWSSAAAEAGLTGRWSFMGVKRYGDSGPSSDVYEAMGLSSEGLVAEVERLLRG, from the coding sequence ATGGTAAAGTACGACTTGAACGACGTTAAATTGAACGAGATGGAGGAGGCCGCACGACGGTGTTCAGGGTTGGCGGTGTCCATGGTGGCCAGGGCCAAGAGCGGTCATCCGGCTGGATCCCTGTCGAGCATGAAGCTCTACCTGGCGGCCTACGATATGGCGGATTTGACCCCGGAAAACTGCGACGGAACCGACAGGGACTACGTGGTGATAAGCCACGGACATACCTCCCCGGCGGCCTACGCGGTGTTGGCTCATAACGGCTTCGTGGACCCCCTGGAGGCGGTCGCCGATTTCAGACGGTGCGGCAGCGCCTTTCAGGGACACGTGGAGAGGGCCATCCCGGGAATAGACTGGGGCAGCGGTAACCTCGGACAGGGACTCTCCGCCGGTGTCGGTTACGGATTGGCCCTTAAGAAGAGGGGACTCGACCGTCACGTTTACGTCCTCATGGGAGACGGAGAGCAGCCCAAGGGACAGATCGCCGAGGCCAGACGGATAGCTGTGGCCCACGGTATAAAGGACATAACCGTGCTTGTGGATATGAACGATATCCAGATATCCGGTAAGGTCGAGGACGTCATGCCGGTAAACGTCGAGGCTCTATGGAAGGCCGACGGTTGGGCAGTACTGGAGGCCGACGGTCACGACTTCCGTTCCATATATCGCGCTATGGAGGAGGCTCGGGGTATGGATGTTCCCGTGGTCATCCTGTGCAGTACCGTGATGGGAAAGGGAGTCTCCTTCATGGAGGACCGCCCGGACTACCACGGCAAAGCCGCCACCGGAGACCTGTACCGTCAGGCTATGGAGGAACTCGGCCAGCCCGATATCCTTGTCGAGGTCGCCTCTTTAGGCGATCGGGTCCACTATAGAGGAAGATCGTTGGAGATACCTGCCGTTTCGATCGATATCGGTTCTCCAAGGACCTATGGGGTAGAGGAAAAGGTGGATAACCGCTCCGGATTCGGTAACGCCCTGGCCGATCTGGGATCGCTTAACTGTGGTGTGGAGGGTAGGACTCCCATACTGGTATTCGACTGCGATCTGGCAGGGTCGGTCAAGACGGCCTCTTTCGCCAAGGCCTGTCCTGATGGCTTCATCCAGTGCGGAATACAGGAGCACTCTACCGCCACCGTGGCCGGGGCCGCAAGCTGCTGCGGAGTTATCCCCGTATGGGCCGATTTCGGGGTTTTCGGTCTTGCCGAGGCCTACAACCAGCAGAGGCTCAACGACATAAACCACGGCAACCTGAAGCTGGCACTGACCCATGTTGGACTGGACGTGGGAGAGGACGGCATGACCCATCAGTGCATAGACTACGTGTCTCTCCTGGCCAATACCTTCGGATGGAAGCTCGTGGTGCCCTCCGATCCCAATCAGGCGGATCGGGCAACCAGATGGGCCCTGGCCGATAGGGGCAACGTGTGTCTAGCCATGGGACGCAGCACTCTGCACCCCCTGTCGGATGGCAAGGGCAAGCCCTTCTTCGGAGGAGACGAGGCTTTCCGATACGGCGATGCCCACCTTCTGAGAGACGGCGGTGACTGTGCCGTTCTAGCCCTGGGAGCCATGGCTTCGAAGGCTATGGAGGCGGCGGATCGTCTGTCCGACAAGGGAATTGAGATCAAGGTCTATGCAGTGTCCTGTCCTCTTGAGGTGGACATGGACGCTCTGAAGGACGCCTGTTCCACCGGGAATGTGATAGCCCTGGAGGACCACTGTGCCAGGACCGGCATGGGCTCGATATGGTCCTCCGCAGCGGCCGAGGCCGGCCTGACAGGACGTTGGAGCTTCATGGGAGTCAAACGTTACGGAGACTCGGGGCCCAGTTCGGATGTTTACGAGGCAATGGGACTTTCCTCCGAAGGCCTGGTGGCCGAGGTGGAGAGACTCCTTCGGGGATAG
- a CDS encoding response regulator, with protein sequence MIPLIIADDHELFLEGVRDILSREDDLDVLALARTGQEALELTLQHHPDVVVMDVTMPKMNGIEASRRIKSSLEDVKILALSMHADKRLIAEILKAGASGYALKEGSSEELIRAIHIVSSGETYLSPKIASILIKDYLKLLDTAIPSQASLLSDREREVLSLLAKGSSTKEVASSLHISKNTVDTHRRRIMEKLDCGNIAELTRFAIREGLIDLG encoded by the coding sequence TTGATACCGCTCATAATAGCTGACGATCACGAGCTGTTTCTGGAGGGAGTCAGGGACATACTCTCCAGAGAGGACGACCTGGACGTCCTGGCTCTGGCCAGGACGGGACAGGAGGCCCTGGAGCTCACACTACAGCACCATCCCGACGTGGTAGTGATGGACGTCACCATGCCGAAGATGAACGGCATAGAGGCCTCGAGGAGGATAAAATCCTCCTTGGAGGACGTCAAGATACTGGCCCTCTCAATGCACGCAGACAAAAGGCTAATAGCGGAGATACTCAAGGCGGGAGCATCGGGATACGCTCTCAAAGAGGGAAGCTCGGAGGAGCTGATAAGGGCCATACACATAGTATCCTCCGGAGAGACCTACCTGAGCCCAAAGATAGCTTCCATACTGATAAAAGACTATCTCAAGTTGCTGGACACGGCGATTCCGTCACAGGCCTCGCTGCTGTCCGACAGGGAAAGAGAGGTGCTTTCGCTTCTGGCTAAGGGATCCAGCACCAAGGAGGTGGCTTCCTCCCTACACATCAGCAAAAACACTGTGGACACCCACAGGAGAAGGATAATGGAAAAGCTGGACTGTGGAAACATAGCCGAACTGACCCGATTCGCCATAAGAGAAGGCCTCATAGACCTGGGATGA
- a CDS encoding glycine/sarcosine/betaine reductase component B subunit, translated as MRLEMGNFHVKDIVFGDRTSYADGVLTVDKEELLSYVKEEEPGITTADLRVVKPGEMVRLCPVKEAIEMRCKVSGKSQGIFPGVTSPMGQAGHGRTHALKGCSLIVVGEHMGGFQDGVIDMGGKYQDQTIFGDMVNLVLVADTNEDFERFEQQKKNKALRWGGMKLAEYIGQCVKEMDPEDIEVFDLPAVTDRTAEVDSLPGVVYVLQPQTQMEAMGYNTLIYGWDGNHMLPTFMHPNELLDGCMISGSFMPTSSKISTYEFGVNPVVKRLMAEHGKTINFLGVIMANLNVKMNEKDRCAKMIAQMAHNLGATGAIVAEEGYGNPDVDYTAALVELEKIGVKTVGISDEATGRDGGSQPLVSMNPMTDALVSTGNVSQVYELEPMEVIGELEALARDGNSGGWEGCVKPDGSATMENNGMFCCNHISGFSRKTCAEF; from the coding sequence ATGAGACTTGAGATGGGTAATTTCCACGTGAAAGACATCGTCTTCGGAGACCGCACCTCCTACGCCGACGGAGTTCTCACCGTCGACAAGGAGGAGCTGTTGAGCTACGTGAAGGAGGAGGAACCGGGGATCACCACCGCGGATCTCAGGGTAGTCAAGCCCGGAGAGATGGTGCGACTCTGCCCCGTCAAGGAGGCCATCGAGATGAGATGCAAGGTCTCCGGGAAGAGCCAGGGCATATTCCCCGGGGTGACCTCTCCCATGGGCCAGGCAGGCCACGGCAGGACCCACGCCCTCAAGGGATGCAGCCTCATAGTAGTAGGAGAGCATATGGGCGGATTCCAGGACGGCGTTATCGACATGGGCGGGAAATACCAGGATCAGACCATCTTCGGAGACATGGTCAACCTCGTCCTAGTAGCGGACACCAACGAGGATTTCGAGAGGTTCGAACAGCAGAAGAAAAACAAGGCCCTCCGTTGGGGGGGGATGAAGCTCGCCGAGTACATCGGTCAGTGCGTCAAGGAGATGGATCCCGAGGACATCGAGGTTTTCGACCTTCCGGCCGTGACGGACAGGACCGCCGAGGTCGATTCCCTTCCCGGAGTCGTCTACGTCCTTCAGCCTCAGACTCAGATGGAGGCCATGGGATACAACACCCTCATCTACGGCTGGGACGGCAACCACATGCTGCCCACATTCATGCATCCCAATGAGCTTCTGGACGGTTGCATGATATCCGGCAGCTTCATGCCCACCTCCTCCAAGATCTCGACCTATGAATTCGGGGTAAACCCGGTGGTCAAGAGGCTTATGGCCGAACACGGCAAGACGATCAACTTCCTCGGAGTAATAATGGCGAACCTCAACGTCAAAATGAACGAGAAAGACCGTTGCGCCAAGATGATCGCTCAGATGGCCCACAACCTGGGAGCCACCGGAGCCATAGTAGCCGAGGAAGGCTACGGCAACCCCGACGTCGACTACACCGCCGCCTTGGTCGAACTGGAGAAGATAGGGGTCAAGACCGTCGGTATCTCCGACGAGGCCACCGGCAGAGACGGCGGATCTCAGCCTTTGGTATCGATGAATCCCATGACCGACGCTTTGGTCTCCACCGGCAACGTCTCCCAGGTCTACGAGCTCGAGCCCATGGAAGTCATAGGTGAGCTCGAGGCTCTTGCCAGAGACGGGAACTCCGGAGGCTGGGAGGGCTGTGTAAAACCCGACGGCTCGGCCACCATGGAGAACAACGGTATGTTCTGCTGCAACCATATCAGCGGCTTTTCCAGAAAAACCTGCGCTGAATTTTAA
- a CDS encoding sulfurtransferase TusA family protein, with protein MASETTVDARGLSCPQPVLETKKALDKASSDVVSILVDTETARNNVERFGKSKGWSASWEEQNGEYKVTFSRK; from the coding sequence ATGGCTTCGGAGACTACGGTAGACGCCAGAGGGCTTTCCTGCCCTCAACCTGTCCTGGAGACAAAAAAGGCCCTGGACAAGGCATCCTCTGACGTGGTGTCCATCCTGGTGGACACGGAGACGGCCAGAAACAACGTCGAGAGGTTCGGTAAGAGCAAGGGATGGTCGGCATCCTGGGAGGAACAAAACGGAGAGTACAAGGTCACGTTCTCCCGTAAGTAA
- the yedE gene encoding YedE family putative selenium transporter — protein sequence MKGLDRILLSRMGPIVAGIAVGVLAPLLVHWGNPGNMGICVACFERDIAGALGLHRAGVVQYLRPEIMGIILGAFISAMAFGEYRPRSGSSPVVRFFLGMFAMIGALIFLGCPWRGYLRLAGGDWNAIFGLAGLFVGIGIGIFFLWRGFSLGRSHSEERGSGLMMPLMALGLLALLLIAPKFGAEGSGPVFFSAKGPGSMYAPWAISLIVGLSIGWLAQRSRFCTVGSVRDLFMLKDSHLFNGIIALLIAAVATNYALGLFKPGFAGQPVAHTDGLWNFLGMVLAGLSFTLAGGCPGRQLIMSGEGDGDAAVFVLGMVAGAGIAHNFSLASSPKGITPYAPGAWIVGMIFCLAIGFMMRQKLD from the coding sequence ATGAAAGGTTTGGACAGGATCCTGTTGTCCAGGATGGGTCCTATAGTAGCGGGAATCGCCGTAGGGGTTCTGGCTCCCCTGTTGGTCCACTGGGGAAATCCAGGCAATATGGGAATATGCGTGGCCTGTTTCGAGAGGGATATAGCAGGCGCCCTGGGACTCCATAGGGCCGGAGTGGTCCAGTATCTCAGGCCGGAAATAATGGGAATAATACTGGGAGCCTTCATCTCCGCCATGGCCTTCGGAGAATACAGGCCTCGGTCCGGTTCGTCTCCGGTGGTCCGGTTCTTCCTGGGGATGTTCGCCATGATAGGAGCCCTGATTTTCCTGGGATGTCCCTGGAGAGGCTATCTCAGACTGGCAGGAGGAGACTGGAACGCCATATTCGGCTTGGCCGGTCTTTTCGTAGGCATAGGAATAGGCATATTCTTCCTCTGGAGGGGGTTCAGCCTGGGAAGAAGCCACTCGGAAGAGAGAGGCTCGGGACTGATGATGCCCCTGATGGCCCTGGGGCTTTTGGCTCTTCTCCTGATAGCACCTAAATTCGGGGCGGAAGGTTCAGGCCCCGTCTTCTTCTCCGCCAAGGGCCCGGGATCTATGTACGCTCCCTGGGCAATCTCCCTTATCGTGGGTTTATCCATAGGGTGGCTGGCCCAGAGAAGCCGGTTCTGCACGGTCGGTTCGGTCCGAGACCTTTTCATGCTGAAGGACTCCCACCTGTTCAACGGCATAATAGCCCTCTTGATCGCCGCGGTCGCCACTAACTACGCACTGGGACTGTTCAAACCGGGCTTCGCCGGTCAACCTGTGGCTCACACCGACGGCCTTTGGAACTTCCTCGGGATGGTTCTGGCCGGTCTGTCTTTCACCCTCGCCGGAGGCTGCCCCGGTAGACAGCTCATCATGAGTGGAGAGGGAGACGGAGACGCGGCGGTCTTCGTGCTGGGCATGGTGGCCGGAGCGGGAATAGCCCACAACTTCTCCCTGGCCAGCTCCCCGAAAGGCATAACCCCCTACGCGCCGGGAGCTTGGATAGTAGGGATGATATTCTGTCTGGCGATCGGCTTCATGATGCGCCAGAAGTTGGACTGA
- a CDS encoding translation initiation factor: MARDKKRKVPLAEELPTGEDAFAEAAASLGFDVRFEDDSLSSDKELPKEDSPSDVSDLLRERKAGLRIERKGRRGKTVTLVEGLGLDDVSLKSVAKELRKALGCGSSVEDSGVVLQGDNRERAGRWLSDRGVRVRV; this comes from the coding sequence ATGGCCAGGGATAAGAAACGCAAAGTTCCCCTGGCGGAGGAGCTTCCCACAGGGGAGGATGCCTTTGCCGAGGCCGCTGCCTCTCTGGGATTCGACGTTCGTTTCGAGGATGATTCCCTTTCGAGCGATAAGGAGTTACCCAAAGAGGATTCTCCCTCCGACGTCTCGGATCTCCTAAGGGAGAGGAAAGCGGGGCTCAGAATAGAGAGAAAGGGTCGACGGGGAAAGACGGTGACCCTGGTTGAGGGACTGGGCTTGGACGATGTCTCTCTGAAGTCGGTGGCCAAGGAGCTGAGAAAAGCCCTGGGCTGCGGATCCTCAGTGGAGGATTCCGGGGTGGTGCTTCAGGGAGACAACCGAGAACGAGCCGGTCGTTGGCTATCGGACCGAGGCGTTCGGGTTAGAGTTTGA
- the thrC gene encoding threonine synthase encodes MGVSLVCTGCGEQVDDEKALRCPGCDGPLELPEIVGSRPGPWVPGETLIERYKDFFPFANGRADLSLGEGFTPLVKLDGIGKRLGLSVLWGKNEGANPTWSFKDRGTLAGVIHALESGYSRIGTVSTGNMAASVAAYGAKAGLETVILVGRGLPREKLGPIAMYGARLIKVDGDYGRLYYESLRLAKDRNIAFINSDAPFRVAGSRTIAYEICEQLNFTVPDWVLIPVSAGGNFRGIARGFREFFLSGLIDKVPRLMAVQADGCSPVVRAFEEGSPKVDRFDSPHTVAHAIENPFPPSGNEVLRLVRENGWSCRAVSEDSILEAQRELAMEGLFVQPASAVSLAALKDAVRDGLVESGQSAALVLTGSGLKYTAVFGQHDLTWEESTLENLGNALDRR; translated from the coding sequence ATGGGTGTTAGTTTGGTATGTACCGGATGTGGAGAGCAGGTCGACGACGAAAAAGCGCTTCGTTGTCCCGGTTGCGACGGTCCGCTGGAGCTGCCCGAGATCGTCGGGAGCAGACCGGGCCCTTGGGTTCCCGGCGAGACCCTGATAGAACGATACAAGGACTTTTTCCCTTTCGCAAACGGAAGGGCCGATCTATCCCTGGGAGAGGGTTTCACCCCCTTGGTAAAGCTCGACGGAATTGGAAAACGGCTAGGGCTTTCCGTCTTGTGGGGGAAAAACGAGGGGGCGAATCCGACCTGGTCCTTCAAGGACAGGGGAACCCTTGCAGGGGTTATACACGCATTGGAGTCGGGGTACAGCAGGATAGGCACGGTATCCACCGGCAATATGGCCGCCTCCGTGGCGGCATACGGAGCCAAGGCCGGACTGGAGACGGTTATCCTGGTCGGAAGAGGGCTTCCCAGGGAGAAGTTGGGGCCGATCGCCATGTACGGTGCCAGGCTCATAAAGGTGGATGGAGACTACGGCAGGCTCTATTACGAGAGCCTCAGGCTCGCCAAGGACAGAAATATAGCTTTCATCAACTCCGACGCCCCATTCAGGGTTGCCGGATCGAGGACCATCGCCTACGAGATATGCGAACAGTTGAACTTTACCGTGCCTGACTGGGTTTTGATACCGGTCAGCGCAGGAGGAAACTTCAGAGGGATAGCCAGGGGGTTCAGGGAATTTTTCCTATCTGGCCTGATAGACAAGGTGCCTAGGCTTATGGCGGTTCAGGCCGACGGCTGTTCTCCGGTCGTAAGGGCCTTCGAGGAAGGAAGTCCAAAGGTGGACAGGTTTGACTCTCCCCACACCGTGGCCCATGCCATAGAGAATCCTTTTCCTCCCAGCGGTAACGAGGTTCTTCGCCTCGTCAGAGAGAACGGATGGAGCTGCCGGGCGGTTTCGGAGGATTCCATACTGGAGGCCCAGAGGGAGCTGGCGATGGAGGGGTTGTTCGTTCAGCCTGCCTCGGCGGTCTCCCTGGCTGCCTTGAAGGATGCCGTCAGAGACGGCCTGGTCGAGTCGGGTCAGTCCGCAGCACTAGTGTTGACCGGGAGCGGCCTCAAATACACGGCGGTGTTCGGACAGCACGATCTAACCTGGGAGGAAAGCACCCTGGAAAACCTAGGGAACGCTTTGGACCGACGGTAA
- a CDS encoding glycine/betaine/sarcosine/D-proline family reductase selenoprotein B yields the protein MALKAIHYINQFFGQVGGEEAADSKPSFHSELVGCSNMLNQMMPDVEVTHTIVCGDNYVTGHTDEALGEIMSWLEKQEFDMFFAGPAFMAGRYGVGCGLVCKAVKEKFDVPVITSMNEENPGVEQFKSDAYVFHGGRKATFMKEDMEKMATFAEKIAKGESLKPASEEGYFPRGVRFEMPHPEGRLASDRVVDMLIKKLGGESFTSELVIPKMDKIPPATPLKDLSKATIALVSSSGVVPVENPDRIQSASATKWGKYDISKLDKLPEGVFKTIHAGFDPAAMCAVPDRGVPVDAMRHWESEGKFGKLFDHYYVTVGTGTTQAYAAKFGKEIAQELKDAGVDAVVLTSTUGTCTRCGATMGKEIERSGIPVVVMCNLIDVAKTVGSNRMVQTVSVPYPLGDPEMSPEDEWALRKHRVGIALDSLTDEIQEPKVYPTKL from the coding sequence ATGGCGCTGAAAGCAATTCACTACATAAACCAGTTTTTCGGTCAGGTCGGAGGCGAGGAAGCCGCCGACTCCAAACCCAGCTTCCATTCCGAGCTGGTAGGATGCTCCAACATGCTGAACCAGATGATGCCAGACGTAGAGGTAACCCATACGATCGTCTGCGGCGACAACTACGTGACCGGACACACCGACGAGGCCCTCGGAGAGATCATGTCGTGGCTCGAGAAGCAGGAGTTCGACATGTTCTTCGCCGGACCTGCCTTCATGGCTGGAAGATACGGAGTAGGCTGTGGCCTGGTATGCAAGGCTGTCAAGGAGAAATTCGACGTACCGGTCATAACCTCTATGAACGAGGAGAACCCCGGAGTCGAGCAGTTCAAGTCTGATGCCTACGTCTTCCATGGCGGCAGAAAGGCCACCTTCATGAAGGAAGACATGGAGAAGATGGCCACTTTCGCTGAGAAGATAGCTAAAGGAGAATCTCTCAAGCCCGCTTCGGAGGAAGGCTACTTCCCCAGAGGAGTCCGTTTCGAGATGCCCCATCCGGAGGGCAGGTTGGCCTCTGACCGAGTGGTGGACATGCTCATCAAGAAACTCGGAGGGGAAAGCTTCACCAGCGAACTGGTTATCCCCAAGATGGACAAGATTCCTCCGGCAACGCCTCTCAAGGACCTGAGCAAGGCGACCATCGCCCTGGTGTCCTCCAGCGGAGTCGTCCCGGTGGAGAACCCCGATCGGATACAGTCGGCATCCGCCACCAAGTGGGGAAAATACGACATATCCAAGCTGGATAAACTCCCAGAAGGAGTGTTCAAGACCATCCACGCCGGATTCGACCCCGCCGCCATGTGCGCCGTCCCCGACCGTGGTGTCCCGGTCGACGCCATGAGACACTGGGAGAGCGAGGGTAAATTCGGCAAGCTGTTCGACCACTATTACGTAACTGTAGGAACGGGAACAACCCAGGCCTACGCCGCCAAGTTCGGCAAGGAGATCGCCCAGGAGCTTAAGGATGCCGGGGTCGATGCGGTGGTCCTGACCTCCACCTGAGGCACCTGTACTCGTTGCGGTGCAACGATGGGAAAAGAGATAGAGCGCTCCGGAATCCCGGTCGTAGTCATGTGCAACTTAATCGACGTGGCCAAGACCGTGGGATCCAACAGAATGGTACAGACAGTGTCGGTCCCCTACCCCCTCGGGGACCCGGAGATGAGCCCCGAGGACGAATGGGCCCTGAGGAAACACAGGGTCGGCATCGCTCTGGACTCTCTCACCGACGAGATCCAGGAACCCAAGGTCTACCCGACTAAACTCTGA